cggggaagatagagacggtaaagagttggggatgaccgactacgcctatggagatctgaagttttctcggattggccggttattatcgtcggtttatccaagacttttccaagattgcttctccattgacgaaattgacgagaaagaacgcaagatttaattgggagaacgagcaagaaattgcctttcaattgttaaaagagaagttatgtcaagctccggtgttagtattgccggaaggggtagaagacttgacggtttattgtgacgcatctttaaatggtctcgggtgtgttctaatgcaaagaggtaaagtcatcgcgtatgcctctcgacaattaaaggaacatgaaacgagatatccgactcatgatcttgagttagcggcggttgttcatgcgttgaaaatttggcgccattacttgtatgttgtcaagtgtacgatttattcagatcgcaagagtttgaaacatctttttgatcaaagggatttgaattatcgtcaacgtagatggatggatgtggtgaaagactatgattgtgaaatactttatcatttgggtaaggcgaatgtggtcgtggatgcattaagttgaaagagtcaacatccggcgatacgagtgggATCGttgcgcatgattattactaatgatttccttgtaaagctcggcgagactcaaatcgaagcttttgttaacaataagcatgaggaacgaatcgtgggacaaacggagtttattaccttaggtccgcatggtttgttatcttttcaaggaagagtgtgggtgcctaaaatgggtgatcatcgacgagtgctacttgatgaagcacataagtcaaagtattccattcacccgggcacgacgaaaatgtatcttgatctgaggaaagagtattggtggtcgggcatgaaacgtgatgttgttaagtatgttgaacaatgcgtcacgtgtttgcaagtgaaagccgaacaccaaaagccgtatggtaagttacaaccgttagaaattccgaaatggaaatgggagcacattaccatggatttcattacaaaattactaaagacggcgagaacccaatttgactcgatttgggtaatagttgatcgattgacgaagagtgtcttgtttcttcccatccgggaagcgatatcatcggagactttagctaaattgtttatcaaggaggtgatagcgagacacggggttcctatatctattattttggatcgagatacccgtttcacatctcggttttgggagaagtttcatgaagatatgggtacacaattgaaattgagcacggcgtatcatcctcaaacggacggtcaaaccgaacgtactaatgttcaatggcgacggagtaaaggttccgagtttacttgggagcccgaggagtttgtgttagtttatcttccctcttgtcttgcggcttggatcgcgtggacgcgctccgattcaagtgggggagagttgtaagaccctaataataattgtacaacagtgtaattatggtacatgaagtgtgggtgactttgtatattaaaacagaggtcagagagtgatctgggctgggtgcgctcagcgcacacataggggtgtgcgtggcgcactcctcactgtagccggattctgcttgttttaattagaTGTTTTGATggactttttggtaatttcacttgtggacgagtttgaggccagtaggtcagatcttggggtgtcattcactccattttcaacaacctcatcctatccacttcaattttagagagagagagagtgagattcttgtgtgagaaagctcaagcaaaggaaaaaggagctagttttgagtcttagctcgagttataaagttgttcatctcctctccagctacgttttggttgtagtggtatgttctaactttaatttccttactttgattttgtgtaagggttagggtttgggtaaatggtgaacataaaacccatgttTGGCGATTTTGggggttcttgggtaagattgagtaatgtagactcaatagtaactaacctagggttttaaagtattaattggggtgtatgaacataaattggttagcaaattactagcacacctaaatgtttagtaaatgggtgttaggagggtttgtggaagacccgaaatgggtgtgttgacattaAAGTGATTAAATGAGTAATTGTTGACCTAATTGGGCAAGATGGGTGTGAAATGTCATAAGTTTGTGTAAGTCAatgttgttagaccttaatcactagcttttagtcattgatgatgggtcttgaccttaaatgacggttttggtaaatggggcatttaatgcaattaagtcattgaatgcacatgtgtaaattgttggcattttgtccaactagtttgtgtgttaatggagtacttattatattaggtactttgctttgaagcttgcggagttataaaatcatcaccaaattattaaggtgagtggagtaattatacatgtatgtatatggtgatTTATTTGTATGCAATGGTATGACCCATAGAGCCGGGAGTGACATAGTATGTGTgagtgtactatgatgtgaaccatggagccggtagcatcatggtgcacgtgttgagatgtgaaccacggagccggtagcatcaaagtgtgaaccacggagccggtagcactataaaaattagGTGTGACCCACGGAGccgtagcaccgaagtgtgaaccacggagccggtagcactataaaagagtatgactcgagtgcatagtgacgtgaaccacggagccggtagcgtcatagcattacgtatggtgtgaaccacggagccggtagcaccatgacgtgtgtatggttaaccatatagcttgtgtatgtgttgttgtatagcataatatattattttggtgaatatgctaatgattatgctagttgcggtatttggaggttattagcttatactcggagtttgtatgctaattgttgtTACTAGCGAATATTACGGTGTATGTAAGtgcatgcaagtaggtatattatatatgtataattattgcattcactaagctttgcttaccctctcgttgtttatctttttataggctccggcgttgacaatggtaagggcattcgattggattagagatcccgcttgttgtttaggggacgcttttgggatgtgatagcttttggagtttgaccgagacttgggtagtttaaccccaaacaccatgctcatagtgttgtttggaaattaaactgatgtggtcgaaactcatgatttgtacgaaactcgtaaaacgaccgatgtgggccccattttgtaaaactcattttatgtttgaatcgtatgagtttttcatattagaacatgttgtgaaaagcgtttcgtctaattatgtcgggaagtgggagatctttatttgaaaatttgcaaaaccAGACAGAACTGAtttggggcctgtgcgcgccgcgcaccctgtggtgttgcgcgtggcgcactccactgttataaaaaaaaatttatttcgcttaatcggttggttattggtttgggttgttacatatctaCCCGCCCTTAAATCTAATCTTAACCAACATTAGTAGTTTAACGATAAATGTCGTTGGTGCTAAATGCATCGGAGATGGTTGAGCCTTCATTGTCGGAATAGATAATTACAACCGGATATGCTACCCAATAGGTGATAGGAATTGTGGACACGGGTTGAGATATTTGAGATGGAGTAATGGAACCAACAAATTTGAAAAGTTGATTGAGATGGTTTGAGTATGGAAGAGGGAGACTTCCTAGCACTCGAAGGTAACCCATTCGTCGAGTCATGAGATAAGCGAGATTTATGGGCTCATGAATAAGAAGGGACCACATGACGACAACTTCGGTTCCTAAAACGTGAGTGGTGGTAGATTCCCTACAATAGATGTTGTTGCGAATGATGTTTAATAGGAGTTGAAGATCATGGCGTATTTCGTCATCTTGAATACGAAGTCTTTTGTTGGGATTTCGAGGTACTTAAGGAAGGGTAATGAGATCTAAGATAAGTTGTAATGGAAATGTGGGGTTAAGTGACCTTAGATCAGTAGAAGGAGTGTAGAAGGAACGCCCATTAGATGGAATAGCCATAACGGTTGCAAATTGTTCAAGAGACCAAGTGTAGAGTGTATTGAAAAGTCGAAATGCAACTTGGTCGGGATTTGACAGGTCAAGATAAGCATAAAATTCTCTAATCAACTTTGGATAAATGACTTTATCAAACTCAAGAAATGAAAAGCAATTATTTTGAGTGAAAAGTTGAGTTAGTTCGGGAAATTCGGTAAGATGAACAACACGCTCTTCATTAAGTGTCCTAGTTTCCATGTGTTGCCTATTATTTGTAATACGTTGATTTTGAATGTTGGTCATTTCCTAGGAAAATAATGTTTTTaggaaaaaaaatatttttagcaaaacattcaagtttattacatgtttttgaaaaactatatgctaAACATATGTGGATTAGTCCTTGTCTAGACTCATTTTTGAAAAGAAGATTTTGAAAATAAGTTGTGCCAaatcttttgaaaatttagacaagtttcatcattttgcTTTATGTTTGCCAAGTATAGATACTAGTCATGAGATTGACAAGTATCATAATTGTTTGTTTAAACATATGTGTGTGCATGAGTTGGTTTAAAAACTTAAAACATATATGAGATTTATGCAAGAAGCCACTTTTATGGCACATTTGATAAATAATGCTTTTCATAACAATTTTTACTCACATAATTGGAAGAATTCATGCTAGAAAGCAAGTGTTCCTATTAGTTTGGAAAGACTCTTACATAATTAAACAAGTATAGACAAAATTAAAAGAAGTTATGGATGCTTACCTTGAAGGAAAAATTGAAAGAGTTTTGGACCACTTTGAAGAGTACTTTGAATATATGACAAAAGAAAATCTTGAGATCCAGTGTTTTGGGTTTAAAGAAGAGATGTGATTGGTGGAAAAGTTGTTTGGATATTAAAGAAGGTTCATAAAAGACAAAAGAATTCGTCAGATGCCAGGCCGTCGCttacacggtcgaccgtggttcgaccgtgcatgAACTGCAGAAAATTTTACGGATtatgttccatcattcccaacccattcctaagAAGATTAAATGTCTCCTTTTTAAGGGGCTTAGTGAATATGTCAGCTATGTTTTCAGCATATTCTACCTTATCTATTACAATATTACCATTTTAGAGGTAGTCACGAAGGaagtggtgcctaatgtctatgtgtatagtcctagagtgtaatatttgaaTTTTAGATAGGTCTATAGCACTTTTGTGATCACAGCATATGGGTATTTCGGATGAGATGATACCGTAATTAAAGAAGGTTTGCTTCATCCATAACACTTGTGCGCATGCTCTTCCCATAGCTACATATTCGGCttcggttgtagacaatgcaacagACGTTTGCTTCTTTGAGAACCATGATGTTAAGCAAAGATCCACGAATGCGCATACTTCacttgtgctctttctatcaatcaTTGACCCTCCATGATCGAAATCcgcaaagcacataatatcaaCCCCGGTGAACTTTGGATACCATAACCCAAGACGCAATATTCCCTTTAAGTATCTAAAGATCCATTTAACCACCTCAACGTGTGATGTCTTTGGATTTTCTTGAAATCCTGCGCACAAACACACACTAAACATGATATCGGGCTGACTTGCCATTAAATATAGAAGGGATCCAATCATTCCCCTATATTTAGTGCTATCTAACTGTTCTCCTTCTCCTTCTAAAGTAAGTTTCACATTAGTTGCCATAGGAGTAGCCATTGGTTTTGAGTTATCCATTCCAAACTTTTTGATCATTTCATGAATgtacttttgttgattgatgaacgttccatcttctagttgTTTGATTTGAAGTTCGAGAAAGAACTTGattcacccatcatgctcatttcaaactcatcatgcattaacttagaaaactcactgctaagagattcgttagtagaaccaaatacaatatcatcaacatatatttgaactataactaaatccttttcatgccttttaataaagagtgtattatcaatttttcccatttcatAACCATGATTATTTATAAAGGTCCTAAGTCTTTCATAACATGCTCTaggagcttgtttaagtccataaagagcctttttaagtttaaaaacaTGATATGGTTTTTAGAAATCTTTAAACCCCGGAGGTTGTGACACATATACCtcttcatttatgacaccatttagaAAAGCACTTTTAACATTCATTTGATGAAGTTTGAAGCTATTggcacatgcatatgcaagaagtattcttatagactctagcctagcgacgggggcaaatgtttcatcataattAATTCCCTCTTGTTGGCTATATCCTTGTGCAACTAGTCTAACTTTGTTTCTAACTACATTGCCATATTCATCTAGTTTGTTTCTATAAACCCATTTGGTACCTATGTTATTTCTCTCACTAGGTaaaggaaccaaatcccatacatcactcctttggaattgatttaattctaaactttcatctaatagggcttctttaatatttttgggttctatttgggAGATGAAAGCATAGTTGGCAATTAGGTTGAATGCTAGAGACCTAGTGGTTCTAGTATTGATATCACCTATCACTTGTTCTATAGGATGATCCCTAACATGTTTAAGATCGATTGAGGATGCTAAGTTATCCTTACTTGATTTTAAATGAGATCCATCCTCATTTATTTCATTGGACTCAACTTGAGTAGGCATTATTTCTATAGCATCTTGTTCTATCACATCATCATCTTCTAAGGGTTTAGTCTTATGTGGAGGAGGAGTTTCATTGAAAGTAACATCtagggattcttctatgacattggtgtatttatttagaaccctatatgccttactttctaacgaatatcctaAGAACACTCCCTCGTAAGCTTTGGGttcaaactttgtaagatattcctttttgtttaagatgaagcatttgcacccgaatactctaagatgacttacggttggttttctaccatttaagacttcatagggtgttttatccattgatggcctaattaagactctattttgaatgtaggtGGAGGTGAAAACGGCTTCACTCCAAAAATTTTGAGGTATAGATTTTTCATTTAACATTGTTtgactcatttcttgaagagttcggtttttcctttcaacaaccccattaGATTGAGGTGTGTGAGGAGCCGAGAAATTATGAGAaataccatttaaatcacaaaagactctaaattgagcatcattatcaaattctctaccatgatccgttcttattgttactatatgttgagtccccaaaataattaaggatttaattatgacaaaaccgaATTTATTTTCACTAAAATGTAATgtacagccagcacaagtttgtttatgtatagaaagCAGATATCGCTGTGTCAAGTGTTTAGTAtggtgcctagtctaccagcacaaggtagacaatatttttcaattagcacaggatgtgtacccagcaattcaataatatcaagtgactcagcaatgaagaaccagcatagatggaatgcagcttactacacaagacaactatgcttcattacaagcatagtggtttcctgagtggtctacatcaattgtactattcaacagaagtcaaagacaaagttgaacagaaaaggacacgtgtcggcggctgacaagtgaccttacaagaccacgtgggaatgcagaagtttaacgcatgtgcagacatgtgttatcctttgtcaacgcctagaGAACACgaaattctatttgtttaatcaaatagttgtGTCAAACCAAATTGTGGTGTtcgtgcaaatagctaccaaagaggaaagaggagagcacgctctctgatgtagttgtctccacaagtacagacattctatgtaccagtggacaatagaacaattacacggttaataggactactataaatgtgtgtatccactattgtaacaactagtggtgtgggtttattttatttagagtccaaacgtGTAACAGCTTAAACTATTCTCAATAGCTATACTTagttaaatctgtatcaaccaactatcattccgccaaggatagttgtaattctttgtgatttaatcaataaagaataaaccgttgaaaatttcctttgactctatttaatttacttgcttgaatactaaattgtctAAACTGTTTAAGTTAATAaagaagaattgtattcacccccctacaatactcctgttgtttatcaagggaccaacaactggtatcagagcttcagtcttgataatttaatatcttggatctgaattctcacatggctgcatattcaaatacagcttaccttgaaaatggctcatctaatagaccacccaaatttgatgaagatgagtatgaaacttggaaggcaaggttcatgcttcaccttgagtctattgacccactcatgcctggtattgccacagatggtccatttatcccatctgagactattgatagtgttccagctactgctgacactcctgccattcctggccgagaagttgttctcactccagcaaaatgggatgctgaggacaaatgTCGTGTTGAACTTGACCCTAAGATCCGAACACTGTTAGCTATAACATTACCTAACCATTTATTCAAAGTGATTAAGGGAAagttgaatgctaagcttatgttagcctatctagatgttacttatgaggGTATGGATGAGgctaggcagaacaagattattgttttgaaaagagagtatgaaatgttctttgcctataagaatgagacccttaagcaaacttttattaggtttaactctttagttgctgacctgcttactttgaaaatcacatatactgattttgaacaagtaaacaaattcattgactcactgcctgctaaataaaaacatgttactgaccctctaagaaccaccTAAACTTTAAAGAACttcaacatgtcttctctctatggtatactttggaaccatgagaaggcagaagctaaacttgaactaaacttgaaagaaaactttaaatcTGCCCCCCACCACTTCTaaatcttctaaaacagatgatactgctcttattgctgctgctaaaaagaaagctcaaaaagctttactggttcaaaagttgatagCAGAAGAAGAGTCAACTGAAGACGATGTggagagtggtactgggtctgaagaaagcagtgataatgaaaatgatgtggaaaggtttgctgaaggtatggctttgctggctaggcagttcaaaaggttcaatcgtaatagaaccagcaagtcatacaaagggagtgatgtgtgcagaggtgtatatgaaatagttatatttttgctacgaaatactaataaatacgatacaattttacacaagttatttatttatttaaagagtggatatacctaaaccttgctacaacacttataggcagtgtacctaatcgtacagtagtgtagtttttagtaagtccggttcgttccacatggagctagccaaatttaacgctatatttttttaaaactatatttgtataaatatatatatatatatatatatatatatatatatatatatatatatatatatatatatatataagtagtattattattattataaaaagggggtttttaccgtttaatgaccggtttgtcgattttaaaactttagtcgcagttaaaacctaatgtaaaatattaaaaataaatataacttaatttaaagcgtaaagtaaatgacaataattaaaatgcgataaataaaattccgataattaaaaagtacgataattaaaagtgcaataaataaaatgacagtaaataaaagtgcgataaaatatgaaataaaggaattatgcttatttaaacttccgtaatcatgatgtttaacgtgttgattttagtttattaccatgggttaattgtcctttgtcctggattattcgatatgtccatacggttttgtccataatagtccatcagtcataaatataaagtgcgagagtcttcgtcaaattatccttttacccgaagtcaaatattccaactaattggggattcgaattgtaacaaggtcttaatactttgtttaatgaataaaccaggttatcgactgcgtgtaatccaaggttttactactttgttaacaattacaccaattacccttgaatgtaatccacccctgttttaatgagtccattaactattaatccattcccgtgtccggtaaaatgaacgataatttgtatttataaatatcccgcccaccgtacccgattaagcgtatgtggttatatatagatacgtcaaattgtaatctttatattaaattaacgaggtatcgtttagttaatataaagcctattaatagcccatagtctaatttacacaagtgtcgttcttttgtccaaaccccaattatggtacaaagcccaattacccaatcttaatatttagcccaacatcatgattacttcggcttaaataagcataataataatttagctacgagacattaatttaaaaaggttgaacataacttacaatgattaataatagcgttgcgttacacggacagaatttcgacttacacacttacaacattcgctaacataaccttattattattaatcttaaattaaaattaaatttataaattatatatatatatatatatatatatatatatatatatatatatatatcgtgagagagagagattgaattaggtgtgtgatattcggccgaaaactgcaaaatttatagatgtggccagacttttggggccatgcgatcgcatgggcttcctttgcatttgccatgtgatcgcatggagtctagggacagctcacataactttgttttcttgtttgccgacagttttaatatataatataatatatatacaattttaagaattaattatatattatattatattcatgtgcatagttgacttgtaatttttagtccgttgcgtcgcgcgttgagagttgactctggtcccggttccggattttcgaacgtcctttcgtactatttaatatcttgtactttgcattttgcggcttgtactcttgtaatttttagacgtttctcatcaataatttgaacctcttggattgtactttgtacttttgagctttttggttgtttgcgtcttcaattcgtcgaatctgtcttttgtcttcaccttttattatttaaacgaatatcacttgtaaatagaacaattgcaactaaaagcttgtctttcttgaaggataatgctatgaaatatatgttcgtttttagcattatcaaatattctcacacttgggcgttgcttgtcctcaagcaatatagtcttgaaataaaaacatacttgaatcacttctttattcttcacactttgtacatcagtgattttaaattcggcggtatgaacaatgatagtaacgttgaggtttacagtcccacatgactataaaaatttagatcctttaggaatttgaatctttttgaaaacatttgatctttttgaaaattcaatctagcttttaccctagataagttttccggaataacccttcaccggtgtttgcaaaatatttttgtgggttttatgggtttcagatttgaaaattttagctcaaaaattatggttttgtgtcacccacttgctaaccttgtattgggaaagcaacgcgtccagtttacttgctccatatattacctttcggtaaactaccattcggttgtaaagaaaagtgttgaacaagtaactgttaaggcaatgtcccgtgacatgcttttgattatggtctatatcgtgtcggatgcaattactatcctttgtaggagcaatagtaaagatcaccctatattttttcggtctggcacaaggtcctgtctttgaccatgctatgcaaccaccattcttacggttgacacccgatttggttcaggtgacctaatgaattccaggtgaattcctaggattttacgttcaatggacatattgaaaatgggttttcagaaaacaaatcggtttgtaattttgatcaaaatattttctcgttcaagctcgagtttagatatcctcgaattccatgagtttgtaattctcaatctttaaggtcaatcccaaggattgagtaatatcagtcttaaaagctgatttttgatctttaaggagattatcctttctggggatctgattcattagtcttataagctaatttgcacggtgcccccccctccccccattgtacaagacagatcctctcatggttaggataagtctgaccacttggcgaccctgtttgatgctgaggtccgtggatttcctactgattttagagatgacttttctagatttttcgtcaacctacagctggtatggacgacaacttcctgacctaaatcaagaagcgcgtgtctttttctcggaagactttacttccttttaaatttcatttatattacaataaactgggtaaaactgattaatattgtccaaaataaaagtatctttaattatttgtacaaaaatatgtgatatatgttttaaataacttggtaaatttttcccacacttggcttttattttcctttctttgcctttttattttcctctattccattttaaatgaattctaacattttaagttgtttctcaatttatgtcctttacgtggtaacaataatttcggtgttaacacctagttttatcgttcataaatatgtataaacataattttgaattcatttatttgaaaattttgaaaaattttactagaattgggtagtcagtatataagactagggctgttctttattatcagagagcactagattctaatacaactgttgtgttactagtatttttaatggtaaccaagtgtataagtcaaaaattttaaaaatccaaaagaatttaaccccttcccacacttaagatcttgcaatgccctcatttgcaaaaaatcagtaataatttaaattattgagggtgattagcgtagaaaaatgattaaattttaccaaagtttccaaacatattggcgtttgtttgttgaatgataaatggtgcacattatttgttcattccgtcttattgttacatcacactttttttcattttgtcgtcaagattagtagcttttgctgaacttaatgccagtctttgtaagtgtgctgttttaccctgttttgtacataagataaactacaaacatacataatatttttattattattattattttataaaatctttatttattaaaacaatttaaatgaataattttttaaaattttgtttccttttactttaggtagtttcggtatgtttacctagtccgtcccacgaccaaatttaaaatttttcgttaaagcgattgttttaaaagcaaagatttttaggttttttaatgtttttggcatactttaattcaataagattacaaataatgataataaaatttctcgtccctcccttgggtaaagcaatttcggttcaacgacctagtcttcaactcacgacgaattttagatatcaaatttttaacttaatgaaataaagtaaatttttgtttttaaattcacaccaaact
The window above is part of the Rutidosis leptorrhynchoides isolate AG116_Rl617_1_P2 chromosome 1, CSIRO_AGI_Rlap_v1, whole genome shotgun sequence genome. Proteins encoded here:
- the LOC139901088 gene encoding secreted RxLR effector protein 161-like, translating into MATPMATNVKLTLEGEGEQLDSTKYRGMIGSLLYLMASQPDIMFSVCLCAGFQENPKTSHVEVVKWIFRYLKGILRLGLWYPKFTGVDIMCFADFDHGGSMIDRKSTSEVCAFVDLCLTSWFSKKQTSVALSTTEAEYVAMGRACAQVLWMKQTFFNYGIISSEIPICYKVEYAENIADIFTKPLKKETFNLLRNGLGMMEHNP